One Acetoanaerobium noterae genomic region harbors:
- a CDS encoding BMC domain-containing protein, protein MSNSIGMIELTSIAKGIYATDMMIKAANIEVVSATPVCPGKYIAIIQGDVAAVESSINAGVRASEEYLVDSFILANVHPAVFPAITATTLPDGSGALGVMESFSMASMIMAADAALKTAEIQALELRLGSGLGGKAYFTFTGDVAAVNEAVEAGKVMAMEKGLLVDVAIMPSPAKKLWQALF, encoded by the coding sequence ATGAGTAACTCAATTGGAATGATAGAGCTTACCAGCATTGCGAAAGGCATATATGCAACTGATATGATGATTAAGGCAGCAAATATTGAAGTCGTAAGTGCAACTCCAGTATGCCCAGGAAAGTATATAGCGATAATTCAAGGAGATGTAGCGGCGGTTGAAAGCTCAATAAATGCTGGTGTAAGAGCATCTGAGGAATACTTAGTAGATAGCTTTATATTAGCAAATGTTCATCCGGCTGTATTTCCAGCCATAACAGCAACTACACTTCCAGATGGAAGCGGAGCCCTAGGGGTTATGGAATCCTTTTCTATGGCTTCTATGATTATGGCGGCAGACGCTGCGCTTAAAACAGCTGAAATACAAGCGCTTGAGCTTAGACTTGGCAGTGGGCTTGGAGGAAAGGCGTATTTTACATTCACAGGTGACGTTGCGGCTGTAAATGAAGCAGTAGAAGCAGGAAAAGTAATGGCTATGGAAAAAGGCTTGCTGGTTGATGTAGCAATAATGCCATCCCCTGCAAAAAAACTTTGGCAGGCTCTTTTTTAA
- the tyrS gene encoding tyrosine--tRNA ligase, whose protein sequence is MENVFDVLKERGFIAQATHEDEIRELLGKEKVVFYTGYDPTADSLHVGHFLQAVAMRHLQLAGHTPIVLIGGGTTMIGDPSGRTDMRQMITPETIKENGERFKAQLGRFIDFTADNAIMANNADWLMNLEYIPFLREIGMHFSVNRMLTAECFKSRMEKGLSFLEFNYMIMQAYDFLELNRRHGCVMQLGGDDQWSNIIAGTDLIRRKEGKQAYGMTFNLLTTSDGKKMGKTMAGAVWLDREKTTPYEFFQYWRNIEDASVEKCLALLTFLPMDEVRRLGALEGSEINHAKEVLAYEVTKLVHSKEDADAAMEAARALFTNNNASANAPTTEVELSRLESGIAILEVLKETGLVPSSSEARRLISQGGISVNDIKVESIDFNVTADMLNDGVLMIKKGKKTYHQVKAI, encoded by the coding sequence ATGGAGAATGTATTTGATGTTCTAAAGGAGCGCGGATTTATCGCTCAAGCAACACATGAAGATGAAATCAGAGAGTTATTAGGGAAGGAGAAGGTTGTTTTTTATACAGGCTACGACCCTACAGCTGATAGCCTTCATGTAGGACATTTTCTACAGGCTGTAGCGATGCGTCATCTGCAACTTGCTGGTCATACGCCTATCGTTCTAATAGGCGGCGGCACTACAATGATAGGGGACCCGTCTGGCAGAACAGATATGCGTCAAATGATCACCCCTGAAACTATAAAAGAAAATGGAGAGCGCTTTAAAGCTCAGCTAGGCAGATTTATAGATTTCACAGCAGATAACGCAATCATGGCAAACAACGCTGACTGGCTGATGAATTTGGAATATATCCCTTTTTTAAGAGAAATAGGTATGCATTTTTCAGTTAATAGAATGCTTACTGCAGAATGCTTTAAATCTAGAATGGAAAAAGGTCTATCCTTCTTAGAGTTCAACTACATGATTATGCAAGCATATGACTTTTTAGAACTAAATAGAAGGCATGGATGCGTTATGCAGCTAGGTGGAGACGATCAGTGGTCTAATATCATAGCTGGAACTGACCTTATAAGAAGAAAAGAGGGTAAACAGGCATACGGAATGACCTTTAATCTTCTAACTACATCAGACGGCAAAAAAATGGGCAAGACTATGGCTGGTGCAGTATGGCTAGACAGAGAAAAAACTACTCCATATGAGTTCTTCCAATACTGGAGAAATATAGAAGATGCTTCAGTTGAGAAATGCCTAGCACTGCTTACCTTCCTTCCTATGGATGAGGTAAGAAGACTAGGAGCGCTTGAGGGCTCAGAAATAAACCATGCAAAGGAAGTTCTTGCTTACGAGGTTACTAAGCTAGTTCACAGCAAAGAAGATGCTGATGCTGCTATGGAAGCTGCAAGAGCATTATTTACTAACAACAACGCTTCTGCAAATGCTCCTACTACAGAAGTCGAACTATCTAGACTAGAAAGTGGAATAGCTATATTAGAAGTTCTTAAAGAAACTGGCCTAGTTCCATCTTCAAGCGAAGCAAGAAGACTTATCTCTCAAGGAGGTATCTCTGTTAATGATATCAAGGTTGAATCTATAGATTTTAACGTAACTGCTGATATGTTAAACGACGGGGTACTGATGATTAAAAAAGGCAAAAAAACCTACCATCAAGTAAAAGCAATATAA